In the genome of Sardina pilchardus chromosome 17, fSarPil1.1, whole genome shotgun sequence, the window ATTGTCACATAGGGTCCCTTGGCAGCCGAGTGGCCATACATCAAGTGCTGTTCACACACTGCCACCATCCCACCTCACAGAGCCGCTGTGTCTTAGGGTCCGGCATTCaaactcctctctccatctccctcctgaCTCTGCCCCAGAGAATGCCCCAGCAATCCGTAATACAATGGCAACCTGacactcacgcaaacacacacacacacacaaacacacacaaacacacacacacacacacacacacacacacacacacacacacacagttggcatAAAGACAGAAACGGGACAGAAAAGCTTTTGTTTCCAGTTTCAAACAGATGCAGGGCGAGGGACGGTATATGCTTCCCAGTATCGCAGCAAAATGCAAGTGACACCCGAATTGTGTAAAATGAGAGCTGGGCTGAGACAGGGTGTGGTGCACTGCCACTGATCGAGTTGCTGCTGGCTcccagagtgagagaaaagccAGATCTGCCAGGAttatgaaggagggagagagagacagagagagagagagagagagagagagagagagaggttgggttATTGGGTTGTAGGGTTGTCCTGAGGGCAGGGTAGCAGCACATCACCATGTATACAGGCCATGTGTGACATTGGATCATCCAAGTTGTCATGGTGACATGATGAGATCTCACATATCACTCATCCCTATTTATTggtgtagggagagacagtggaCCCGCGCAGCTGTCTTTTCCAAAACACCCTTCAGACATGACGTATACAGATAGCAACATTGAAGGGATCGAAAAAATACCTCTCCGCTGCTGGATTAAATAGTCTAATGATCATAAGTATGATGCTATAAAAATAAATAGCTACATGTGATAATTACCTCAATGTATGGTATCACTCTACAAGTGAACTGGCCCAAAAGCCACGTCTTTGTCAGCTCATGGAACACCACAAGAGGCAGACAGAAGAAGAGCATGACAAAATCCCATATAGCCAAGTTGGCTAATAGAGAGTTAGAGATACTCCTCATGTAGTAGTTGTGGCACACAATGCACATTATTGCTATGTTCCCGACTATTCCGACCAGGAAAATgatgagggacacacacatgaTGGCGTATGCCCCGAATGTTTCGCTGGTGACTGGGTAGAAGGGATTTGGGAAATATTCCTCCTCGTTATCCAGCTCGTATGGAGGAGTCATCGGGGTCATGTCCCACGGGTCTTCTTCCTCATCTTGTTTAGTGTGATACTCGACACTCCTTGTCAGGTCAAACGGGAAATGTGTGGATGTAAGGGCCATGAGTTTTGTCGAAGGTTCCCACATAGTGAAAGGGGCACTCAACACGTTGACAGAAGTTTCAGGGCGAGTGAAAGCAGCGGCGCCAACGCTGTTGATCCCTTTTCGCCCGTTCTTGTGTGCTTTCttttggttttcttttgtgCCTCTTTTCCTTCGATGGTTCCTCTTGTGTAGTCCTCGCTTGCTTATTGAAGGGGACTTAGTGTCATTATGTCCACCTGGCGTTCCCATGGTAGCAGGCATCTCGCTATTCAACTTTTTCCTCTTGTGTCGCCGCGAGTGCTTGTTTTTGGTTTCGACGGAGCCTTCTCCTCTTTCCGTTCGGTTACTTGAGAGATGTGCATGTCGGGCGTGCTTACTTTCTCTAACTGAACCATGATTTTTAAAGGGTGATCCATCGACACCCTTCACTGGTGACCCAGTGGCTTCCAAAAGGGCTACACCTGTGGCGTGGCGCCTTGTAGTGTCAATGGCATTAGCTTTGTTTTGAGTGATACTTTCTCCGTAGGAGCCAGCGGATCCTCGGCATGTACTGTTGCAAAAATCTCTCCCGGTGTCTTTGGTTCCTATGTCCCCATCGTTCCTTAACGATGCCACATACACGTTTCCCAAAAAGAGCAGCACCGCTTTTACTAGCAACATCTGCATTGTCTGAGCCATTGAATCCGGGTATTATCTTATTATTTGGCTAATAAATCTGTCAGATTCAAACCAATACACGGCGGCGACATACAGACTAAATATCGAGTCATTACTTGCGCCACCTGTAAACAAACTTCCTGTATATTCTTCTTGTGAAGCAAGCACGCTTTGTTGTTATAATCCAGTCATAGGCGATGcgtcagatctgtgtgtggtcctTCTACTTTGTAATCCAGTTGTAGGCAATATCCTCCTTTGACTTTTCTCCCTCAGCGAAGTAGCTCCAGGTGCTATTTCTTGTCAAGCGAGGTATCCTTGCACACAGAGCTACTCCAGCTCAGGGATGGCAGTGGCAAACCCATCGCAATACAACAAAATGGTTGCATTTTTGTATTCCTTGGGTGCGGCAACCTGAAGTTTTCCTGggcgctgctggtggtggtgatgcgGCGCGGTGGCTTGCTGTGCTTTCCCCTCCACCGTGCTCGGCAACGCGGCGGGGTCTGTGGGATACACGGTCTGTGTGTCACACGCAGCCGGGGAGGTGCAGAGCGTAGCCTAACAAGAGTGGGCTCCGCCAGTGAGCGCCTCGGTGAGGACTCGGCAAGAAAATGGACTCCCCCGGCGGCTAACCCTGATCTGTCAAACCAAATCCATCAGCATCACCCCTCCAGACCACAGCAGCTGGCAGGCAACCACGCCCGCTCCTGTGCGTAATAAATGTATTATCGTTGGTAATTATGCATGTCAGAGAGAACATATTACACCAAATTGATAGTGATGCAAAGAGAGCCTACAACATGATCTGTCTGGGAAAATAAATGTACTGCATTGAGGGGATGATTAGGCTATCAGGGAACGCTGAAGTTGTCTTGTATGATTCCATATGAAAGCATTGGACAACGTGGATTAGCCTACAACATGATCAGTTTGCAGCATTGATATCTATTAGATTAGCATTTCCTCATATTTCCTCTTGTAAGTACATGAAAATGGGCGTACTGCATGATGCCAAATCTAAATCTCTGTGTTTCATTTGACAAGAAACAGACCACAGCAAATTGGCACTTTAACAAGTTTCCACTCACTGTCAGCAATGCAAAACATTTCTCTTGACATGATTTAACTTGTCTTTATTGGTCACAAGCTACTATATCTTCAGGGAGCCAGTCCCAGAAAGTCCCACATTTGCAGGGTCCAGAACTGGTTTAAAACTACTATGTTTCGAGATATTACTGACCAATTAATTGGCCAGCTGCAGATGTAGACACATAATTGTATCAGGACCGGTGGCATGTCCTTTAACACTGCACCAAGCTCTGCATGGATCCAGGCTATTTATGTATCAGCTTACTCTGATTCTTGCCTCTCATCCTTGCCAGGGCAGGGGAGCTGGCATGGCACGTGGGTGTTACTGACTGGGCGTACTGCAGGTGTTgagggctggctggctggcttgcTGGCTGGCTGTTAGAGTTGGCAGCAACTGGATCCTTCggtacttttttctttttttgttcctgCCCACAGTCACAGAAGAAGAGCCAGAGCCAAATCTGCTGCTGGGGACCAACTGGAATGTGATTGATTGGGTCGACACTGCATCCAAAATGAtaacgtaaataaataaataagtgccTAAGAAGAATGAATACATACAAAGCACAGTAAGAATGAATACATACAAAGCACAGTTTAATAACTCAAGGGAATAGCTACCTATTATCTATAGCTGTTGAGTTATTGTTTATATTCAACGTTTATTTCCTTTGGGTATAACGTGGTTGCGTGAGGTCATCAAGATTTTATGCATCGTTGTATACATGTACCAAATCAATAAATTATGTACTTGCCAAAATTGATTAGTGTTACTGTTACCAGTACATTCATATTTTAGGAATACTTAATCATTTATCAAAATGATTTCCTTTCAGAACATAATTTGCTGCAGTGTCACTGTTGAGTGATGCTATATAGATATATGTTTTCTGTGCACAAGAATTCAGTCAACAAGAGAAATACATTTAGAATATGCAGTTTGTATGCTGATTCATACATTTGGGAAGCAGTTGCTAGAGCTGCATGGAACAGACAGAAATACTGTATCATCCCTTATGGGGAAAACAGAGCTCTGTGCATTTATAGCTCAATTGCGCATCCTGGTGGCAAAAAATGTGAAAGACACCATAAGTGAGAGCTGAAATAACCTTGGGACAATATGAAGTCAATAAGTCAATGATGTCACCATAAACCAAGCAAAGACCACAAGGCATGACCTCCCTTTAATCTGACATGACCCATTACTGATCTGGAAACAGTACACAGCGGCAGTACGGCCACATTACTTCTGTTTCCTTGACACGTGGCTATATCTCAAGTTAATGTTTTTGGAGAGATTCGAT includes:
- the gpr37b gene encoding prosaposin receptor GPR37b, coding for MAQTMQMLLVKAVLLFLGNVYVASLRNDGDIGTKDTGRDFCNSTCRGSAGSYGESITQNKANAIDTTRRHATGVALLEATGSPVKGVDGSPFKNHGSVRESKHARHAHLSSNRTERGEGSVETKNKHSRRHKRKKLNSEMPATMGTPGGHNDTKSPSISKRGLHKRNHRRKRGTKENQKKAHKNGRKGINSVGAAAFTRPETSVNVLSAPFTMWEPSTKLMALTSTHFPFDLTRSVEYHTKQDEEEDPWDMTPMTPPYELDNEEEYFPNPFYPVTSETFGAYAIMCVSLIIFLVGIVGNIAIMCIVCHNYYMRSISNSLLANLAIWDFVMLFFCLPLVVFHELTKTWLLGQFTCRVIPYIEVASLGVTTFTLCALCIDRFRAATNVQMYYEMIENCTSTAAKLAVIWVGALLLALPELLIRQLVTEDAGVAEAPATVERCVVRISTSLPDMLYVLGLTYNSARLWWCFGCYFCLPTLFTIGCSLVTARKIRRAEAACARGNKKQIRLESQMNCTVVALAIVYGACVVPENICNIVSAYMAAGVPESTMELLHLLSQLLLFCRAAVTPALLLCLCRPFGRAFLDCCCCCCGGGEACGQARSSATTSDDNEHECTTELELSPFSTIRREMSNYTAVGSHC